A window of Streptomyces profundus genomic DNA:
CGAGATCCGCCGGGACCGCGATGCCTTCGAAGCTGGCAGCTCTGCCCGCTTCGACCGCCGCATAGAGGGCAAGCAGGCGTCGATGGCCCTCATCCGCGCGGCCAGCTCGGATCTGAAGGCGGGCGAGGTTGACGACAGGTTCGAGACCACGGATCGCGCTCATGCCCGGCAGGGGGCAGGCGTGTAGGTAGGCGGCAGCGTGCTGGTGGCACATCTCGCGCGCCACGTCAGGAAGGCCGAGGTCGGAGGCGACGAGCGCCGCCTGGTTGTAGACGGCCGAGGCAAGCCCCTGGTCGCCCTGCCGTGCCGCGCTGTCGGCGAGTTCGACAAGGCTCCGCACACGTTCCCGCAAGGGCAGGCACGCGGGGCGGAAGCGGGCGACGAGCGGGAAGCGCCGAGCTATGCGGCCGTGCGGGGCCATGGATTCCCCCGGGGTGCGAGTGCGGGCTTGCTGCGGCGACGGTGCCCGCCGCCGCAGCTGAGGGGGAGTCACTGCCAGTCGACGACGATCCGGTTCAGAGGGGTGTCGAGGGCGAAGAGGCCGGGGCGTTGTTCGATCGCCGGGGCGTCCAGGGCCTGGATCTCGAATGCGGCCTCTCGGCTGCGGAACTCCCGGTCCCAGGTGCGGATGGCGTCGGCCACCCTCGCGGCCAACGCGTCGCTGCCGGGGCCGTGACCGATGACGCCGAACTCCCATAGCTTGTCGCCCTCGGGCGTCCTCCTCTCCGACGGACGCCTGGCCAGGTAGGTCAGGGCGCCCTTGTCGACGGCGGCGGTCGAGGAGGGATAGGGGTCTTCGGTGAGCAGGCCACCCTTGGCGGTCGGCGGGAACAGCATCCGGATCAGACCGGAAGGAAGGGAACAGGTGACGAACAGCTCCATCCACTCCGGCGACTCCATGGCGCGGACCGTCATCCCGGTCCACTCCTCAACGCGCGGCTGGTCCAGGACTCCGGCAAGAGCGTCAGCGTCCAGGCTGAGCCCGGCGGGAGCATGGAGCCGGACGGTGCCGTCGTCGCTGAGCGGGACAACGCGGCGGTCGTCGTCGGCGATGCCGCGCCGGAGTGGCATAAAGGTGTTCATCTCGCTGCCGAGGGAGAGCCAGCGGCCGTCGCGCGGCTCGTAGGCGATGGAGCGGCACACCGTGCCCTTGAGTCGCTGGGGAACGAGCAGCCGGCCGCCGGGCGCGAGTTGTTCCAACCAGGCGTGCGGCACGCCGTGGGCGCCCACCGTGGCGATGATCCGGTCGTATGGCGCCCCTTCGGCGTAGCCGAGGGCGCCGTCGCGGGTCACGGCCGTGACGTTGGTGATCCCGGCGGCGGCGAGGTGTTCTCGGGCGCCTTCCACCAGGTCATCGTCGACGTCGAGGGTGGTCACCCGCCCGCCCGCGCCGACCAGATGGGCGAGCAGACCGGCGTTGTAGCCGGTGCCGGCGCCGAGTTCGAGGATGTGCTTGCCGGGCTGTGCGTCGAGCTGGTCCAGCATGAGGGCGACGACGCCCGGCTGGGAGGCGCAGGAGATGGAGGTGCCGTCGGTGTCGTACTTGATGTGCACCGGCGCGTTGGCGTACGCGTCTTCGAGCGAGGCGTCAGGCACGAAGAGGTGGCGGGGCACGCTCCGCAACGCGTCCTCGACGGCGGGAGTGCGGGCGTGTCCGTCCGCCCGGAGCTGGTCGACCAGGGCGTTGCGGAGGCGCTCGGCGTCCGCCGTGGGTGTGGCGATCGTGTCGGTGTTCACCGGGCCGACGCTAGCGGCGCTGGATGTCGCCTCGGTGCGCGACGCGGTGGGCTCACTCGTTCCCATGACTACCTCTCGTGCGGTGTTGAACAGGGTGCTCTGGTCGTCCCGGAGGAGACCAGCGCGGTTGGCGTGGAAGATCAGATGGTGGGCGAGGACGGCGCGCAGGCCCCGGGTGAGCACGCCTCCACTGGCGAGGTCGGCGAGCGTGGCCCCGGTGCTTTCGAAGGCGGTCACCCATTCGGCGTGGCCATGGAGCGGACCATCCGGTCGGCAGAGGCTGCAGGCGTCGGCGGACATGAGCTTCCGCACGGCCGGGACCAGTTCGGCCCGGCGCTCGGGCGGTAGGGGATGGGTGGCCGGCCGAAGGGCGGCAGCCTTGGCCCACACGTCGCCCTGCTCGAACCAGTCGAGCCCGGCGCCGCGCATCATGGCGCTCGCCAGCAGGACGACGGTCTCCCGTCGGCCCAGGCGTTCCGGCCCTGGCTGATAGGTGAGCAGATGGCGGGAGTCGTGGTGGAACAGCGCGTGGGCCACGTCCATGCCGTCCGGGCCGCCGAACGCCGCGACCTCGGGCTCGTAGACCTGAGGCCGGCAGGACACGGCCGAGCCGTCGCGGACGAGATCACCCAGCAGCACTTCGATCATGGGCGAGGGCTTGCCGGCGCGGTAACGCAGCGGCCAGGGCTGCTTGTTCATGAACCACCACCCGGTGAGCTGCCCCTCCGCCTCGGCGTCTATCAGGGAGGGACCGATCCGTCCGACGACGGCGCGCCGGGCGGTCTCGCGGTCGCGAAAGGTGATGTTGTGCTGCTGCCAGCGATCGGGAGGCATGGGCGTCCTTCGGTTGGTGGTGGATCAGGCGATGAGCAGGCAGGCGTCCCAGGCCGACCCGGGTGGTGTGGCGGTGGCGGGCGCGAGCAGCGCCAGGGCTATGCCGGCCGCGCCGCCGAGGAACCCGGGGTCCTGCTTCTTGTCTTGAACGAGCACGCCGGCCATGAGCTCGGGGTCCGTGCCCGGTGGGGTGGCCGCAGCCAAGGGGACTCGCAACGCGGCGCGGAGCCGGCCAACCGTCGTGGAGTGTGCGTCTTCAGCGACCCGAGCGGCGACATGGGCGAGGCCGGCGAAACCGTGACACAGGCCGCTGTCGGTCATGGCCCTCAGTTGGTCGGGATCGGCGAGGGCGGCCACGAGCGCGTTCTCCGCGTCGATCTGGCGGTTCGTTTCGCCGAGGGCGAGAGCCGCGAGTTGTTGGGCGCGGGCGAGGCCGGCGGTGCCGTAGCACCAGGAAGGCCGCCGAGGCTGGTACGGGAGAAGGCGACCGTTGCGCAGTTCTTCCCGGGTGACCCAGTACGGCCAGGCCGGTGCGCCGCCTGAGTTTCCCCGCCAGCGGTCCAGCCAGGCCAGGATGGTGCGCAGCGCCGCATGGTGGCCGTCGACGAGGGTTCCGTTCCGGGCAGCGAGTGCGAGGAGCGCCAGCACGCCGCCGATGCCGTGCGCCATGCCGGTGTTGGCGTGCCCGCCGGGAAAACGGTCGTCCGGCCTGCCGGAAGGACCCGTCCGCGTCCACCAGCCCGGCAGGCGTTCCCCGTCGTGAGTGATCGGCTCGGTGAGGCGCACGCAGTAGTCGAGAACGGCACGTGCGGTCGGACCACCGGGGTCCCGGCGCAGAAGGTGGGCGCCGTATCCGGTCAGTCCCCGGATGGCGTCGAACTCGGCGAGTTGTGGCAGGCGTCCGGCGTCGATGCGACGGTGCGC
This region includes:
- the fxlM gene encoding methyltransferase, FxLD system encodes the protein MPPDRWQQHNITFRDRETARRAVVGRIGPSLIDAEAEGQLTGWWFMNKQPWPLRYRAGKPSPMIEVLLGDLVRDGSAVSCRPQVYEPEVAAFGGPDGMDVAHALFHHDSRHLLTYQPGPERLGRRETVVLLASAMMRGAGLDWFEQGDVWAKAAALRPATHPLPPERRAELVPAVRKLMSADACSLCRPDGPLHGHAEWVTAFESTGATLADLASGGVLTRGLRAVLAHHLIFHANRAGLLRDDQSTLFNTAREVVMGTSEPTASRTEATSSAASVGPVNTDTIATPTADAERLRNALVDQLRADGHARTPAVEDALRSVPRHLFVPDASLEDAYANAPVHIKYDTDGTSISCASQPGVVALMLDQLDAQPGKHILELGAGTGYNAGLLAHLVGAGGRVTTLDVDDDLVEGAREHLAAAGITNVTAVTRDGALGYAEGAPYDRIIATVGAHGVPHAWLEQLAPGGRLLVPQRLKGTVCRSIAYEPRDGRWLSLGSEMNTFMPLRRGIADDDRRVVPLSDDGTVRLHAPAGLSLDADALAGVLDQPRVEEWTGMTVRAMESPEWMELFVTCSLPSGLIRMLFPPTAKGGLLTEDPYPSSTAAVDKGALTYLARRPSERRTPEGDKLWEFGVIGHGPGSDALAARVADAIRTWDREFRSREAAFEIQALDAPAIEQRPGLFALDTPLNRIVVDWQ
- a CDS encoding lanthionine synthetase C family protein, coding for MTAHPAFALVDAVAHQLAGPSTVPARREHRQHLAYGPPGIALLHIERAVRGVAPWQRAHDWLAAASDQPLTSGPHSHPFYGMPAFAHALVCAADHLPGSYRRALDTMDRQIVVDVRHHLDIAHRRIDAGRLPQLAEFDAIRGLTGYGAHLLRRDPGGPTARAVLDYCVRLTEPITHDGERLPGWWTRTGPSGRPDDRFPGGHANTGMAHGIGGVLALLALAARNGTLVDGHHAALRTILAWLDRWRGNSGGAPAWPYWVTREELRNGRLLPYQPRRPSWCYGTAGLARAQQLAALALGETNRQIDAENALVAALADPDQLRAMTDSGLCHGFAGLAHVAARVAEDAHSTTVGRLRAALRVPLAAATPPGTDPELMAGVLVQDKKQDPGFLGGAAGIALALLAPATATPPGSAWDACLLIA